Within the Salvia hispanica cultivar TCC Black 2014 chromosome 4, UniMelb_Shisp_WGS_1.0, whole genome shotgun sequence genome, the region CACTTTGGAGGTGATGGGAAGGCTCAGCGCCCACTCTGGCGCCATGTACCCTTTCGTCCCTCTTATCCTCGTGAATTCCAACCCATCCCCCTCCCTCTGCAGCAGCTTCGCCAGCCCAAAATCTGCAATCTTGGGCTGGAAATCACTATCGAGAAGAATATTCTCCGGCTTCACGTCGCAATGGATCACCCACTCCAAACACTCGTGATGTAAATACGCCAATCCTTTTGCCGTTCCTAATGCAACAGTATATCTCTGTTTCCATGAAAGGAAGCTCGAGCCGAAAACATGCCTGTCCAACGACAAGTTGTCCAAGTACTCGTAGACGAGGAGGCGATGCCTTCTCTGCGAGCAAAATCCCCATATTCTCACCAGATTCATGTGATTGATCTTTCCTATCGTGCTTATCTCCGCGAAGTACTCTTCCTGAGCTTGAAAAACGTCGCCTAGTTTCTTCACCGCCACCACCCGGTCGTCGGAGAGGACGCCTTTGTAGACGGCTCCTGAGCCCCCTCGCCCCAACTCCTCTGTGAAATTCTTGGTTGCCTTCTTCAGCTCTGAGTAGGTGTACTCCCGGAACTGGCTCGAGATCATGTTGTACCCTGCCTCCACCGAGGCTGGGATCCCGTGTTTTCGAAACAGAAACCACCACCCTAGGAGTATGAACATCAGCTCTATAGCCCCCAGGGCCGCTGCAAATGAATACATATACACGTTGAAATCATTCATTGAAGAGGAACCTAAGAGTTCTTCTCTCTCATCCGAGCCACACCTCAGGCTCGAGGCATGGAATATATTGGGCTTAGATGGCGCCAAAGTGTTGGGCAGTTTGATGTATATACTACCCGGAAAATCGGGCGTCGCGTAGCCGTTGAGCATTGCGCTTTTGAGAAAACAGTGCCCATATCCTTCCAAACGGTAGCCGAAGGCTATGCACCGGAAATCCTCCAAACACATGCTCGTGCACGTCTCCAACGTGACGGGGCTGGTGATGCTGAAATCGAATCCATAGAAATCCGCGTAACGAATTTGCAGGAAGGTAACTCGTGTGGACTGCAGCATGGTTAGATTGAATGCCGGTTTGCATCCGGTGTTCCAGTTGGTGTCGTCTTCCATAACGTAGCCCGGTGGGCACGTGCACTTGGGCAGGAGGGGCGCGTACACGCAGATCGCGTTCTTCCCGCACACGCCCATCACGTCGCAGGGCTGGGACAGCGCCCGCCACGTGACGGACCATAAGCCCGTGGAGGCGTTCAAACTGTAGATCCGAAGGTTGCCATCGTAGTCCATGGTAAGCCTCCGCTTAATGCCCGGGCCTACGTCGGAAGCGTTGAACTGTAACAAATCGCTAGAGAGGAAGCGGCCGTGATCATCTAGCACTGCAATCCTGCTGCTGTTATAGTTGTTTCTGCCGTTTTTGTAGATGTCGAAATCCGGATTAGGCCAGTAGGTGGTGGAGGTGTCCGGGGAGTCGGAGATCAGTCTCAAAACGTTGTCGTTTCCGAAGTAGAGACTGAAAGTGCCAGTGGCGAAGCTTGCTTGGCTTGAGACGGATGTGAGCCTAGTGTTCTTGGTGAATGGCTGAGAAGGTAGGAGAGTGTCCATGGGAGAGTCGAAGCTCTGCCATAGAATATCTCCTTTTTGATTCTGTAATACAAGATTGCCTGTGTTGAGGAGATGAGCGGCGGTGACGTCGAAGGAGGTGGTTTTGGTTTGCCAGGCGACGGCACCATCGATATCGGTTAACACCATGGTGCCGTCGCGAAGGAGGGTGGCTTTGGAGCCCTTGCGGTTGACGGGCCGGTCGCGGTTGGCGGTCCAGACAACGGTCTTGTCGGCGGAGTTAGTGAACCATATGGCGAGCCAGTGGGCGTTGGTGCCGAGGCTGTAGAAGCCGAAGGTGAAGGCGGCGTCGGGGGAAGTCTGGAACTGTGATTCTTTGCCTACAGTTATGGAATCGCCGCGGTTTAAAATGAGTCGGTATTTGGAGGCTGCTGTTGTGAATGTGAATAGGTAGAGTAAGATTAGTATTGTAATTAGGCTTCTCATCTTTTGAGTTGTGGCCAATGGTAATCGGTTATTAGATTTTATAAGTCGTTAGTCAACTTTGATTTCTCGAATTTCCAATATGTAATGACTTG harbors:
- the LOC125220866 gene encoding putative receptor protein kinase ZmPK1, producing the protein MRSLITILILLYLFTFTTAASKYRLILNRGDSITVGKESQFQTSPDAAFTFGFYSLGTNAHWLAIWFTNSADKTVVWTANRDRPVNRKGSKATLLRDGTMVLTDIDGAVAWQTKTTSFDVTAAHLLNTGNLVLQNQKGDILWQSFDSPMDTLLPSQPFTKNTRLTSVSSQASFATGTFSLYFGNDNVLRLISDSPDTSTTYWPNPDFDIYKNGRNNYNSSRIAVLDDHGRFLSSDLLQFNASDVGPGIKRRLTMDYDGNLRIYSLNASTGLWSVTWRALSQPCDVMGVCGKNAICVYAPLLPKCTCPPGYVMEDDTNWNTGCKPAFNLTMLQSTRVTFLQIRYADFYGFDFSITSPVTLETCTSMCLEDFRCIAFGYRLEGYGHCFLKSAMLNGYATPDFPGSIYIKLPNTLAPSKPNIFHASSLRCGSDEREELLGSSSMNDFNVYMYSFAAALGAIELMFILLGWWFLFRKHGIPASVEAGYNMISSQFREYTYSELKKATKNFTEELGRGGSGAVYKGVLSDDRVVAVKKLGDVFQAQEEYFAEISTIGKINHMNLVRIWGFCSQRRHRLLVYEYLDNLSLDRHVFGSSFLSWKQRYTVALGTAKGLAYLHHECLEWVIHCDVKPENILLDSDFQPKIADFGLAKLLQREGDGLEFTRIRGTKGYMAPEWALSLPITSKVDVFGYGVVVLEMVRGVRLCNWGEEEGDGGGPVSSFVRRWRGEVEGVVDGRLGGRFGQRQAAALIQVGVACVEEDRNKRPSMATVVESLMACEYEED